The genomic interval TGCGAACGCATCTGTGCTGCCAATCTCAGCAGGATCGGCACCCATTTCATTATCTAAACTCATTTCTTCCACAAGCATGTCCACTGCCTCTGAAGCCGTAACTTCATTCATTTCCATCTGGTATAAGCTTGAAATCGCTATTTCTCGTGCTAATCTACGTTTCATGTGACCTCCGCGGCAGTTTCATGCCGATAAAATGGTTTTATTCTTGTAAACTCAATTGTTCAAGCCAATATTTCAAAAAAAACCTATGATCTCCTCCCTGCCCCGAATAAGCGGCTTTCCGAAATCCGGAGTACGGAGGAGACCACAGGATCATTTAAACGGTCGAAATCTTTCCAACAACGAATACCAAAGCCGCTGCCATGGAAAAATAGGTCCGTCGCTTGTTTCTTTTTGTAAGCCGATCCAATAACCGATTGAGACGAGCAGCCCTACAAAAAGCATGTCCCAAAAACCGACAAACAAATATAGCAATCCGAAAAACAGCCCTATCGCTGCGCCAATCATACGCTTCTGATAGATGTTCCAGAATTCCCTCCACATGAGCAAACTCACCTCTATTCCACGCGACTCTTAAATGTCCCCGTTTGAATGATGTTCGCAACATATACCGCAACGTTCGTTACGGGTATACCGGCAATATCCTCTACATGCTCTTTCACCGTACGTTGAATCTCTTCCGTAAGCACCGGTATGGAGCTTTCTCCATCTACTACAGCGCGTATTACGATATCAAGTCCAGCATCCGTTGCCCGAATGCGCGCACGCAAGTCCTTAACGCCGCGCTGGCGCGATGCTGCTTTCAATGTCAAATTTTCAATGGTTTCAAGAGAGATGCGTATATCTCCGAAATCAGTCCTTTGATCAATTGACGGAGCAGTAGCTGATCCGCGATAAAGAGATACGACAAAAAACCTTAGGCTAAGAATGAATAGGATGACTCCGACAACTGCGAGCGTAATTTGAATGGAGTCGATACGATATAAATCGCCTATTAAATCGTTTAATAAATCTCGCGATATCCAGCCAAATCCTATGGATAGCAGAAAAACGGATAAACATCCAATCACGATGCTATACAAAAACAAAAGCAGCTTGTCCACGACCTTAATCATGCGTAGCGCCTCCTCCTGCCAAGCCGAATGAAAACCCCCTTGCGCCGAGCGGCATGCCCATTCACGAGGGGGTTGTACGGGATTTAATTAAAACATCTTTATTTATTTAACTCGGTGCAGCACTTCTTCTTCTTCCGGTTTATCAGGCGTCTTGAAATGTACATCGTGAATATGTACGTTCACTTCAACAACGTGGAGTCCCGTCATCATCTCGATAGAACGTTTCACATTACGTTGAATTTCCGAAGCGATCTCCGGAATACGGTTGCCGTACTCAACGATAATGGATACATCTACCGCAGCTTCACGCTGACCCACTTCAACTTTAACACCTTTGGATAAATTTTTGCGTCCAAGAAGCTCTACGATGCCTCCTGCAAATCCGCCGCTCATTCCAGCGACTCCATCCACTTCAATCGTAGCTAATCCAGCGATAACTTCGATGACTTCAGGTGCAATTTGAATCGTGCCAATGTCCGTTTTCTCATACTCCGCAGCTATCGTACTCATGATGGCTGTACACCTCCTTAAAGTTGCGCGTACTCGGCGTCAAGGCCAAGCAATAAACCGCATCTTGTTAATATACTATAACATTCGGTAAGAAATATGACAAACGATACTACTTGTTCACATCTTTGTCGTATCTTCATTCAGGAGCGTTAATATCGTGCTCCTCAAGAAACTTAATGTCGAAGTTTCCGCTTACGAATTTCGGGTGATTCAGCAGCTTCAAATGGAAAGGAATGGTTGTCCGAATGCCATCAATAGCGAATTCAGACAATGCCCGTTTCATTCTTGCAATGGCTTCTTCGCGGGTTGAGCCCCAAACGATAAGCTTAGCAATCATCGAATCGTAATGCGGTGAAATCGTATAGCCAGGGTAAACTGCGCTATCCACACGTACACCCGCGCCGCCTGGCGGCAAGTAAAAGGGAATCAGGCCAGGAGAAGGCATAAAGTTCCTTTCGGAATCCTCTGCGTTAATCCGGCACTCGATGGACCAGCCAGTAATTTTCAGATCACTTTGTGAGAACGAAAGTGGATTGCCCTCTGCTACAGAAATCATTTCTTTAATTAAATCCACGTTAGTGATCATCTCCGTTACGGGATGCTCAACTTGGATACGCGTATTCATTTCCATAAAGTAGAACTTCTCATCAGGGCCAAGTAGAAACTCTAATGTTCCTGCACCTGAGTAATTTACAGCTAAAGCTGCGCGAACAGCTGCTTGTCCCATCTTATCCCGTAGTTCAGGAGTAAGAACAGAACAAGGCGCCTCTTCGACGAGCTTCTGGCGTCTGCGCTGCACAGAGCAATCACGTTCGAATAAATGAACAGCATTGCCATGCTTGTCAGCCATAATTTGAATTTCAACGTGCTTCATGCCCGTCAAATATTTTTCCAGATAAACGCCCGCATTTCCGAAAGCCTTTTGAGCTTCCTGCTGTGCAGTCGTAATTTGCGCTACTAGCGTTGTCTCGTCATCCGCAATTCGGATGCCTTTGCCTCCGCCGCCCGCTGTTGCTTTAATAATTACGGGGTAGCCGATTTCGCGAGCGACACGGATAGCTTCATCCATATTCTCAACAAGACCATCAGAACCCGGAATGATTGGCACATCAGCCGTTCTCATCGTCAGCTTAGCGACCGCTTTGTCGCCCATTTTATTAATGGCTTCCGGCGATGGCCCGATGAAGGTGATATTGCATGATTCGCATATTTCAGCAAAGTCAGCGTTTTCAGCTAGAAAACCATAACCTGGATGTATAGCATCACACTCGGTTATTGTAGCTACGCTCATAATATTCGTTAAGTTTAAATAGCTGTCTTTAGATGCCGTGGGCCCGATACAATAGGCTTCATCGGCTAACCGTACATGAAGCGAATCACGATCCGCTTCGGAATAAACGGCAACAGTGCTAATACCTAACTCGCGGCAAGCGCGAATGATACGTACAGCAATCTCACCGCGGTTTGCAATTAATATTTTGTGAAATTTCACGTAGGAACCCCTTTCAAACGACAGTTTCCCTGTTCGGACGTCAACTCACTACATTATTCAGGCTTTACAAGGAATAGTGGCT from Paenibacillus sp. FSL K6-3182 carries:
- the amaP gene encoding alkaline shock response membrane anchor protein AmaP, which gives rise to MIKVVDKLLLFLYSIVIGCLSVFLLSIGFGWISRDLLNDLIGDLYRIDSIQITLAVVGVILFILSLRFFVVSLYRGSATAPSIDQRTDFGDIRISLETIENLTLKAASRQRGVKDLRARIRATDAGLDIVIRAVVDGESSIPVLTEEIQRTVKEHVEDIAGIPVTNVAVYVANIIQTGTFKSRVE
- the accC gene encoding acetyl-CoA carboxylase biotin carboxylase subunit, producing MKFHKILIANRGEIAVRIIRACRELGISTVAVYSEADRDSLHVRLADEAYCIGPTASKDSYLNLTNIMSVATITECDAIHPGYGFLAENADFAEICESCNITFIGPSPEAINKMGDKAVAKLTMRTADVPIIPGSDGLVENMDEAIRVAREIGYPVIIKATAGGGGKGIRIADDETTLVAQITTAQQEAQKAFGNAGVYLEKYLTGMKHVEIQIMADKHGNAVHLFERDCSVQRRRQKLVEEAPCSVLTPELRDKMGQAAVRAALAVNYSGAGTLEFLLGPDEKFYFMEMNTRIQVEHPVTEMITNVDLIKEMISVAEGNPLSFSQSDLKITGWSIECRINAEDSERNFMPSPGLIPFYLPPGGAGVRVDSAVYPGYTISPHYDSMIAKLIVWGSTREEAIARMKRALSEFAIDGIRTTIPFHLKLLNHPKFVSGNFDIKFLEEHDINAPE
- a CDS encoding DUF2273 domain-containing protein, giving the protein MWREFWNIYQKRMIGAAIGLFFGLLYLFVGFWDMLFVGLLVSIGYWIGLQKETSDGPIFPWQRLWYSLLERFRPFK
- a CDS encoding Asp23/Gls24 family envelope stress response protein, yielding MSTIAAEYEKTDIGTIQIAPEVIEVIAGLATIEVDGVAGMSGGFAGGIVELLGRKNLSKGVKVEVGQREAAVDVSIIVEYGNRIPEIASEIQRNVKRSIEMMTGLHVVEVNVHIHDVHFKTPDKPEEEEVLHRVK